The Thermoflexus sp. genome includes a window with the following:
- a CDS encoding MBL fold metallo-hydrolase, translated as MPPLLRPIADGVIRIDLQFQGRPQVIAAYLLYDGREAALVETGPTSTMEKLLEGVQAAGVPLEALRHLIVTHIHLDHAGASGALIQRLPWARVYVHPVGAPHLVDPSRLLASAARIYGDLLKPLWGEVIPVPADRLVVVSDGERLSVAGHTLIAFDTPGHARHHHAFLDETTGLLFTGDIAGVRLPGIRYVRPPTPPPELDLEAWSNSIARLRALKASGLCLTHFDVHRGDIEWHWEDLERRLWEWGRWIREMMAGNFEEAEMVKRLRERADEELRAAGADPEFYDVAASYESVVAGYLRYWRKRAEAMASGMRG; from the coding sequence ATGCCCCCGCTTCTGCGACCCATTGCCGATGGCGTCATCCGCATCGATCTTCAATTCCAGGGCCGACCGCAGGTCATCGCGGCGTATCTGCTCTATGATGGCCGGGAAGCAGCCCTGGTGGAAACCGGACCGACTTCCACCATGGAGAAGCTCCTGGAAGGAGTGCAGGCCGCCGGAGTGCCCCTGGAAGCCCTCCGCCATCTGATCGTCACCCACATCCATCTGGATCACGCGGGGGCCTCCGGCGCTCTAATCCAGCGCCTCCCGTGGGCTCGGGTATACGTGCATCCGGTGGGCGCGCCTCATCTGGTTGATCCTTCCCGGTTGCTCGCCAGCGCCGCCCGGATCTATGGGGATCTGCTGAAACCCCTGTGGGGGGAAGTGATCCCGGTCCCGGCCGATCGCCTCGTGGTGGTCTCCGACGGAGAACGCCTTTCGGTCGCCGGCCATACGCTGATCGCCTTCGATACGCCCGGCCATGCCCGTCACCATCACGCCTTCCTGGATGAAACCACCGGGCTGCTCTTCACCGGCGATATCGCCGGCGTCCGTCTGCCCGGGATCCGCTACGTCCGTCCCCCCACTCCGCCCCCGGAGCTGGATCTGGAGGCGTGGTCGAATAGCATCGCCCGGCTGCGGGCCCTGAAGGCCAGCGGCCTGTGTCTGACCCATTTCGATGTCCACCGTGGAGACATCGAATGGCACTGGGAGGATCTGGAACGCCGGCTGTGGGAGTGGGGACGGTGGATCCGGGAGATGATGGCCGGGAACTTCGAGGAGGCGGAGATGGTGAAGCGCCTCCGGGAGCGCGCCGATGAGGAATTGCGGGCGGCGGGGGCGGATCCAGAGTTCTACGATGTGGCCGCGAGCTATGAGAGCGTGGTGGCGGGTTACTTGCGCTACTGGCGCAAGCGCGCGGAGGCCATGGCTTCGGGAATGCGAGGCTGA
- a CDS encoding double zinc ribbon domain-containing protein: protein MTQGILFPGDPEDGYDTGPCPACGREIRVEEGVCPYCGVTFCPACRSRMPETATRCPGCGTVWAWFCSHCDAPVPPEAEICPACGAPLRSQPCGQCGTLTPPDEPCPNCGAEPCPDCGAWVPGDAAACPSCGLPFTETCDRCGAPLPEDAARCPSCGAVVRPAVCPRCGEAVEKEIGLCPACGAIWCPVCEEPGPEEPLTAETRCRRCGSPLAFACPDCGAVLLSTASECPDCNRVFPRRCPSCGEPLFGAPERCPACGAPLPRPVPIELRPPSSAPSGIQLAALTACPTCGTIFRPSEGPCPSCGQRLCPRCRARLWPDELICPRCGAETGARCPDCQAIIPLGASACPICGAELAFVCPRCNARVSERTERCPYCGLDLSGRCPRCGAELPEEADACPACGQALCPECGSAVAEDARACPVCGAAFTYVCETCRAELAPGESRCPRCGL from the coding sequence ATGACCCAGGGGATCCTGTTCCCAGGAGATCCAGAGGACGGATACGATACGGGCCCATGTCCGGCCTGTGGTCGGGAGATCCGGGTGGAGGAAGGCGTCTGCCCTTATTGCGGAGTCACCTTCTGCCCCGCCTGCCGGTCCCGGATGCCCGAGACGGCCACCCGGTGCCCGGGATGTGGGACGGTATGGGCGTGGTTTTGCAGCCACTGTGACGCCCCGGTGCCCCCGGAGGCGGAGATCTGCCCGGCCTGCGGCGCCCCGCTCCGATCTCAGCCCTGCGGCCAGTGCGGGACGCTGACGCCGCCGGATGAGCCGTGCCCGAATTGCGGCGCGGAGCCATGCCCGGATTGTGGCGCATGGGTCCCGGGGGATGCAGCCGCATGCCCATCCTGCGGCTTGCCTTTCACGGAAACCTGCGATCGATGCGGCGCTCCCCTGCCGGAGGATGCCGCCCGCTGTCCCTCGTGCGGGGCCGTGGTGCGCCCGGCGGTTTGCCCTCGATGCGGCGAGGCCGTGGAAAAGGAGATCGGCCTGTGTCCGGCGTGCGGCGCGATCTGGTGCCCGGTGTGCGAGGAGCCCGGTCCAGAGGAGCCCCTTACGGCAGAGACCCGATGCCGGCGGTGCGGATCCCCTCTGGCCTTCGCCTGCCCGGATTGCGGGGCCGTTCTGCTGAGCACGGCATCGGAATGCCCGGACTGCAACCGGGTTTTCCCGCGACGCTGCCCGTCATGCGGCGAGCCCCTCTTCGGGGCGCCCGAGCGCTGCCCGGCGTGCGGGGCGCCTCTCCCACGCCCTGTTCCCATCGAACTCCGCCCCCCTTCCTCTGCACCTTCGGGGATCCAGCTGGCTGCCCTAACAGCGTGTCCCACCTGCGGAACCATCTTTCGCCCATCGGAGGGGCCGTGCCCGTCCTGCGGCCAGCGGCTCTGCCCCCGGTGCCGTGCCCGGCTCTGGCCGGATGAGCTCATCTGCCCGCGGTGCGGGGCGGAAACCGGCGCGCGCTGCCCCGATTGCCAGGCGATCATCCCCCTCGGAGCTTCCGCGTGTCCGATCTGCGGGGCCGAGCTCGCCTTCGTCTGCCCGCGCTGCAACGCCCGCGTCTCCGAAAGGACCGAGCGTTGCCCTTACTGCGGCCTGGACCTCTCGGGGCGCTGCCCCCGTTGCGGGGCGGAGCTCCCGGAAGAGGCCGACGCCTGCCCGGCCTGCGGACAGGCCCTGTGCCCGGAATGCGGATCGGCGGTGGCCGAGGACGCGCGCGCCTGTCCGGTCTGCGGGGCTGCCTTCACGTATGTATGTGAAACGTGCAGGGCGGAGCTGGCCCCTGGGGAGAGCCGCTGCCCCCGATGCGGGCTGTAA
- a CDS encoding CRISPR-associated protein Csx3, with translation MELFPAVLIGGPPNSGKSVLTYSLSQSLRKRGVAHYVLRAAPDGEGDWFHEAEPRLTRQLRIKGTFDERWVDRIVQDIRRRHLPLLVDVGGMPTPEQERIFSVVTHAVLLIRDPAARPAWQERVRRYGLHLIADLDSRLEGSSEVLEETPVLRGVITGLERGRIAEGPVFEALAERIAALFRYDPEELRRYHLAMAPDVDWVIDLDELARMLEVRREGEAPRWAPEDLPRTLDFLPEGKPLALYGRGPAWLYAALAVHALPAPFFQFDVRLGWVEPPRLHPGTEHRLAPASALGFLVESSGNRWRLQVTMAHPYLEREEVDGLVIPAIPAEASLIIDGKLPLWLWTALARAYAGVRVLAVFEPRSSEAIVVASRDPAYPVGTRWPVESAGAQPA, from the coding sequence ATGGAGCTGTTCCCCGCTGTGCTGATCGGAGGGCCGCCGAACTCCGGTAAATCCGTTCTAACATATAGTTTATCACAATCCTTGCGGAAGCGTGGCGTGGCCCATTACGTGTTGCGGGCGGCGCCGGATGGGGAAGGCGATTGGTTTCACGAGGCGGAGCCCCGGCTGACCCGGCAGCTTCGGATCAAGGGGACCTTTGACGAACGATGGGTGGATCGGATCGTGCAGGACATCCGGCGTCGCCATCTGCCGCTGCTGGTGGATGTGGGAGGGATGCCGACCCCGGAGCAGGAACGGATCTTCAGCGTGGTCACTCACGCGGTCCTCCTCATCCGGGATCCCGCGGCCCGCCCGGCGTGGCAGGAGCGTGTCCGGCGTTACGGCCTGCACTTGATCGCGGATCTGGATTCCCGCCTGGAAGGCTCCTCAGAGGTCCTTGAGGAGACACCGGTGTTGCGCGGGGTGATCACCGGCCTGGAGCGGGGTCGTATAGCGGAGGGGCCGGTCTTCGAGGCGCTGGCCGAGCGGATCGCGGCCCTCTTCCGCTACGACCCGGAGGAGCTGCGCCGCTATCATCTGGCGATGGCCCCCGACGTCGACTGGGTGATCGACCTGGACGAGCTGGCCCGCATGCTGGAGGTCCGTCGGGAAGGGGAGGCCCCGCGCTGGGCCCCGGAGGATCTGCCCCGGACGCTGGATTTCCTCCCCGAGGGCAAGCCCCTGGCCCTTTACGGCCGCGGCCCCGCCTGGCTCTACGCGGCCCTCGCCGTCCACGCCCTCCCGGCCCCGTTCTTCCAGTTCGACGTCCGGCTGGGCTGGGTGGAACCCCCCCGGTTGCACCCCGGGACGGAGCATCGCCTCGCTCCGGCATCCGCGCTGGGCTTCCTGGTGGAAAGCTCGGGCAACCGCTGGCGGCTTCAGGTGACGATGGCACATCCCTATCTGGAGCGGGAAGAGGTGGATGGCCTCGTCATACCGGCGATCCCGGCGGAGGCATCCCTGATCATCGATGGGAAGCTGCCCCTCTGGCTGTGGACCGCGCTGGCAAGGGCCTATGCGGGAGTCCGAGTCCTGGCGGTCTTCGAACCGCGGTCCTCCGAGGCGATCGTCGTGGCGTCCCGGGATCCGGCCTATCCGGTCGGAACCCGATGGCCGGTGGAGTCCGCTGGAGCCCAGCCGGCATGA